One window of Phoenix dactylifera cultivar Barhee BC4 chromosome 5, palm_55x_up_171113_PBpolish2nd_filt_p, whole genome shotgun sequence genomic DNA carries:
- the LOC103696848 gene encoding palmitoyl-[acyl-carrier-protein] 4-desaturase 3, chloroplastic-like isoform X1, which yields MALRLPFPPYNPSCFSSSLRFGARKTKYSKILMTLSPPSKRREINDDMAKQMRTLKVEIKEVTHSMHPEKLEIFKSLEEWVEDNILTLLKPVESSWQPQDFLPDPSAEGFFDGVKEMRDRAAGIPDDYYVCLVGNMITEEALPTYQSVINTFDGVRDETASSLSSWARWTRKWSAEENRHGDILNKYLYLSGRLDMRQIEKTIQYLIGSGMILPAENDPYRGFIYTSFQERATFISHGNTAKHAKDHGDILLAKICGLIAADEKRHEAAYTKIIEKLFEIDPDTTMLALGDMMKKRITMPALLMFDGQDDNLFDHYSSVAQRIGVYTTKDYGDIVEFFVKRWNVEELTGLSGEGRRAQDYVCGLAQRIRRMDERAQERKVKQSHMVPFSWIFNRSVLV from the exons ATGGCACTGAGGCTCCCTTTCCCACCCTATAACCCTtcttgtttctcctcctctctgcgTTTTGGCGCTCGCAAAACAAAATATTCAAAGATCCTCATGACCCTCTCCCCACCTTCTAAGCGTAG GGAGATAAACGATGACATGGCGAAGCAGATGAGAACCCTTAAAGTAGAGATCAAGGAGGTCACTCACTCCATGCATCCAGAAAAGCTGGAGATCTTCAAGTCATTAGAGGAATGGGTGGAAGACAACATCTTGACACTCCTGAAGCCCGTCGAGAGCTCGTGGCAACCGCAGGATTTCTTGCCGGATCCCTCAGCCGAAGGCTTCTTCGACGGTGTGAAGGAGATGAGGGACCGGGCAGCGGGGATCCCGGATGACTACTACGTGTGCTTAGTCGGCAACATGATCACCGAAGAGGCCCTGCCAACGTATCAAAGCGTCATCAACACATTCGACGGCGTTCGAGACGAGACGGCGTCCAGCCTGAGCTCGTGGGCCAGGTGGACGAGGAAGTGGTCGGCCGAGGAGAACCGTCATGGAGATATCCTTAACAAGTATCTCTACTTGAGTGGGAGACTGGATATGAGGCAGATAGAGAAGACCATACAGTACCTGATTGGCTCCGGGATG ATTTTGCCTGCGGAGAACGACCCATATCGGGGTTTTATCTACACTTCCTTCCAAGAAAGGGCAACCTTCATCTCTCATGGGAACACAGCAAAGCATGCCAAAGACCATGGTGACATACTGCTGGCGAAAATATGCGGCCTGATCGCCGCAGACGAGAAGCGTCACGAGGCGGCATACACCAAGATCATCGAAAAATTATTCGAGATCGATCCAGACACGACCATGTTGGCCCTCGGCGATATGATGAAAAAGAGAATCACCATGCCTGCTCTTCTGATGTTTGATGGCCAGGATGACAACCTGTTCGACCACTACTCCTCTGTAGCCCAGAGGATTGGTGTTTACACAACCAAGGATTATGGAGACATAGTGGAATTCTTTGTGAAGAGATGGAATGTGGAGGAACTCACAGGCTTGTCGGGAGAGGGGAGAAGGGCGCAGGATTACGTGTGCGGCCTTGCTCAGAGGATTAGGAGGATGGACGAGAGAGCTCAGGAGAGGAAAGTCAAGCAATCCCACATGGTTCCTTTTAGCTGGATCTTCAACAGGTCTGTTCTGGTGTAG
- the LOC103696848 gene encoding stearoyl-[acyl-carrier-protein] 9-desaturase, chloroplastic-like isoform X2 → MAKQMRTLKVEIKEVTHSMHPEKLEIFKSLEEWVEDNILTLLKPVESSWQPQDFLPDPSAEGFFDGVKEMRDRAAGIPDDYYVCLVGNMITEEALPTYQSVINTFDGVRDETASSLSSWARWTRKWSAEENRHGDILNKYLYLSGRLDMRQIEKTIQYLIGSGMILPAENDPYRGFIYTSFQERATFISHGNTAKHAKDHGDILLAKICGLIAADEKRHEAAYTKIIEKLFEIDPDTTMLALGDMMKKRITMPALLMFDGQDDNLFDHYSSVAQRIGVYTTKDYGDIVEFFVKRWNVEELTGLSGEGRRAQDYVCGLAQRIRRMDERAQERKVKQSHMVPFSWIFNRSVLV, encoded by the exons ATGGCGAAGCAGATGAGAACCCTTAAAGTAGAGATCAAGGAGGTCACTCACTCCATGCATCCAGAAAAGCTGGAGATCTTCAAGTCATTAGAGGAATGGGTGGAAGACAACATCTTGACACTCCTGAAGCCCGTCGAGAGCTCGTGGCAACCGCAGGATTTCTTGCCGGATCCCTCAGCCGAAGGCTTCTTCGACGGTGTGAAGGAGATGAGGGACCGGGCAGCGGGGATCCCGGATGACTACTACGTGTGCTTAGTCGGCAACATGATCACCGAAGAGGCCCTGCCAACGTATCAAAGCGTCATCAACACATTCGACGGCGTTCGAGACGAGACGGCGTCCAGCCTGAGCTCGTGGGCCAGGTGGACGAGGAAGTGGTCGGCCGAGGAGAACCGTCATGGAGATATCCTTAACAAGTATCTCTACTTGAGTGGGAGACTGGATATGAGGCAGATAGAGAAGACCATACAGTACCTGATTGGCTCCGGGATG ATTTTGCCTGCGGAGAACGACCCATATCGGGGTTTTATCTACACTTCCTTCCAAGAAAGGGCAACCTTCATCTCTCATGGGAACACAGCAAAGCATGCCAAAGACCATGGTGACATACTGCTGGCGAAAATATGCGGCCTGATCGCCGCAGACGAGAAGCGTCACGAGGCGGCATACACCAAGATCATCGAAAAATTATTCGAGATCGATCCAGACACGACCATGTTGGCCCTCGGCGATATGATGAAAAAGAGAATCACCATGCCTGCTCTTCTGATGTTTGATGGCCAGGATGACAACCTGTTCGACCACTACTCCTCTGTAGCCCAGAGGATTGGTGTTTACACAACCAAGGATTATGGAGACATAGTGGAATTCTTTGTGAAGAGATGGAATGTGGAGGAACTCACAGGCTTGTCGGGAGAGGGGAGAAGGGCGCAGGATTACGTGTGCGGCCTTGCTCAGAGGATTAGGAGGATGGACGAGAGAGCTCAGGAGAGGAAAGTCAAGCAATCCCACATGGTTCCTTTTAGCTGGATCTTCAACAGGTCTGTTCTGGTGTAG